From the genome of Pseudomonas sp. WJP1:
GTTATAGCCAGCACTGATGTTGAATGTGCCGGCCTCATCGCGGGCAAGCCCGCTCCCACAGGTATTGATGGCGTTCACAAAATCTGTGAACGACAAGAATCACTGTGGGAGCGGGCTTGCCCGCGATGACTGACTCAAGATCCCTGAAGAGCTAGACCTCTAGCCTCTATCTCAATGCCGCGCCGGCTCATCCACCGGCAGATGCAGCACCTCGCGCACCAGCATGGCAATGCTGCTCACGCCCATCTTTTCCTTGATCTTGGTGCGGTGCACGTCAACGGTCTTCACGCTGATGTTCAGCTCCCGGGCGATCACCTTGCTGGCCTTGCCATCGATCACCAGCATCAACACTTCCCGCTCGCGGCTGGTCAGCAGCGCCAGCTTGCCCTGCAGGTTCTGGCGCTGCTGCTGGTCGGCCTGGGCGTGCACGGCGGTCTTGAGTGCCGCCTGGATGCGGTCGATCATCTGCTGCGGGTTGTAGGGCTTCTCGACGAAGTCCAGCGCGCCGTTCTTCATCGCCGTGACCGACATCGGGATGTCGCCATGGGCCGAGACGAAAATGGTCGGCAAGGTGCTGCCGCGCTGGTTGAGGATCTCCTGCAACTGGAAACCGCTGGTTTCCGGCATGCGCACATCCAGCACCAGGCAGGCGGGCTGCCTGGGGTCGTACTGGCTGAGGAATTCTTCGGCGCCGGCAAAGCACTGCGCCTGGACGCTGACCGACTCCAGCAGCCAGGCCAGCGAGGTGCGCAAGTCTTTGTCGTCGTCAACGATGTAAACAATCGGTTTGCGGGTTTCCATCAGGGGCTGCCACGAAAATTCTAATTATTGTTTTCGCACGCGAACGCGCGGCACGCATGGGCTGTGTTTTTTCCAGCCTGTAAGCAGGATACCCACTGTCGCCGGCCCTTGCGATAAAGAAACCACCTAGTCGACTAGCGGAAAGCCTACCTCTACGTGGGGATCGTCAGAATGGTTGCGCCGAGCCCGCAGCCTTAGTCTTGTTCCATCACCTACGGGCCGCATTCAAAGCGGTCCTCCTGAAGGAAGGGGCATCGACATGGCCGACCTGAGCCAGCAGCAAATCGACTTTCGCAACGCCATGGCGCAGCTGCCTGCTGCGGTGAACATCATCACCACCAACGGCCCGGGCGGGCGCTGCGGCATCACTGCCAGTGCCGTGTGCTCGGTGACCGACTCGCCGCCCACGGTACTGGTGTGCGTCAACCGCAACAGCGCCACCCACGACGTGTTCCGCAGCAACGGCCGCCTGTGCGTCAACGTGCTGTGTGGCGAACAGGAAGAACTGGCCCGGCACTTCGCCGGCATGACCCAGGTGCCGATGGCCGAACGTTTTGCCTGGGACCTGTGGGACGACGGCGCCGCCGATGTACCGGTGCTGCGCGATGCCCTGGTGCAACTGGAGGGGCGCATCAGCGAATGCAAGGAAGTGGGTTCGCACTCGGTGATGTTCGTGGAGCTGGACAAGGTTGGCGTGCGCGAACCGCGCGATAGCCTGGTGTATTTCAACCGGTTGTTCCATCGCCTGGAACACGCTGGGGCGCATTGCTGATAGACCGCGTTATCGTTCCTTGCTTGTAGGAGCCAGGCTTGCCGGCGAACCAGGCGCCGCGGTGCATCTATTGCACCGCGTAATCGTTCTTCGCGGGCAAGTCGGATCGCCGCCCGCTCGCTCCTACAAGCGAAGGCGGTCTCAGGTCGAAGCACGTGTTTAATGGCTGTCAGATCAACTTCCTGCAAACTACAGCGCCTTGCGTCATTGTCTACAGGTACGCCAGAATCCGCCGGCTTGTGCACCTTGGCAGCCATCGGTAACTTGATTCGCGTCACTGATCTCCAGTGATCGGGTTTAGTAGCCCGTGGTATTAGAAGGTGCACGAGTGACGGTCATACAGGTAATTCCATACCTGAATTTGATGGTGGCTGTGCGTAGGGCGTCCCTGGGCGCGCCGGCTTTCTTCTTTTCCCCGGTCTACTAACCTGCGTACAGCCGCCACCCCTCGTTTAGTAGCGATGGAGTGGCTGCATCACAACGGAAAAGAAAATCATGTTCAAGGTAACGCCTGATCCGCCTCGGCCAGTGTGATGAGCAATGACCTGGCGGGGTTTCTGCAAGGCTCGCACCGCAACACGCTGCTGGGTATCGCCCAAGTGATCATGTTGGGAGAGTTGGCGGTGAACCGGGCGCTGGATAACCTGGATTCATCCGAGTCTGCGACACACAGCTGACCCCCTGTGGGAGCGAGCCTGCTCGCGATGAGGCCAGCACATCCTGCAACTTAGGTGACTGAGACACCGCCATCGCGAGCAGGCTCACTCCCACAGGGATCTCCGTGAACACAGGGTTTGTGTGCGACATAAATCCAAATGAGAGTGAGCCTGCTCGCGAAGTCGATCTATCAGGCGTGCAAATATTCCCGGGCCAACCGGCAAGCCCGCTCAATCAGCATCGGCGCCATTTCAATCGCCGTCGGCGTGCCCTGGCGGGTATGAATCCAGCCCAGGTAGGTGGTGCCGCGCAGCATCAGGAACAACGCCAGCGTCTTGCGATCCGCCTCGGTCAACGGCTTGACCCTGTGGTAACCCTCGAGCAGCGCCGTCTTGATCTGCTCATATCGCGGATCATCCAGGCAGAAATACAGCGCGGTCGCCAGTTCGAACATGTGCCAGCCAAACCCGGCGTCGTCGAAGTCGATCAAGCGCAGGCGCGGGCCTTCGATCAGCAGGTTTTCCGGGACAAGGTCGGCGTGGATCATACCGAAGTTGCCCAGATGGCGGCCGTATTGGCGCAGGTCCTTGCGCGCAGCACGCCGGGCCTGTTGCAGCAGGTCGCGTTGTTCGTCGCTTAGCTGTTGCAGCTCCCAGAAACGCCCCCAGAACGGATTCGCCCCGATCAAGCCTTCCTCGTCCCAGGCATGCCGGATAAACTCGTCCGGCTGCTGCCACTCTGTCGAATGCACATGAATGCGCGCGGCGATCGCGCCGGCCTCGGCAAACAGGAAATCGATTTCGGTATCGGCCTGCACCCCGGTCTCCGAGGTGCCGGCCGTGGTGCCCGGCAACCAGGCGAGCATGTCGACATGGCGTTCGCCGATATCGGCATGGCGCACTTCGATCAAGTGGCGCCGGTCCCGGGCGCGAATGATTTGTGGCACTGTAATC
Proteins encoded in this window:
- a CDS encoding response regulator transcription factor, whose translation is METRKPIVYIVDDDKDLRTSLAWLLESVSVQAQCFAGAEEFLSQYDPRQPACLVLDVRMPETSGFQLQEILNQRGSTLPTIFVSAHGDIPMSVTAMKNGALDFVEKPYNPQQMIDRIQAALKTAVHAQADQQQRQNLQGKLALLTSREREVLMLVIDGKASKVIARELNISVKTVDVHRTKIKEKMGVSSIAMLVREVLHLPVDEPARH
- the hpaC gene encoding 4-hydroxyphenylacetate 3-monooxygenase, reductase component, whose protein sequence is MADLSQQQIDFRNAMAQLPAAVNIITTNGPGGRCGITASAVCSVTDSPPTVLVCVNRNSATHDVFRSNGRLCVNVLCGEQEELARHFAGMTQVPMAERFAWDLWDDGAADVPVLRDALVQLEGRISECKEVGSHSVMFVELDKVGVREPRDSLVYFNRLFHRLEHAGAHC
- a CDS encoding phosphotransferase enzyme family protein, with protein sequence MTEFHTLSHDQQVARLHDLARHALQHWDGDFGDIELVKFRENAVFSARRQDGQRVALRIHRNGYHCEAALRSELQWMEALESAGITVPQIIRARDRRHLIEVRHADIGERHVDMLAWLPGTTAGTSETGVQADTEIDFLFAEAGAIAARIHVHSTEWQQPDEFIRHAWDEEGLIGANPFWGRFWELQQLSDEQRDLLQQARRAARKDLRQYGRHLGNFGMIHADLVPENLLIEGPRLRLIDFDDAGFGWHMFELATALYFCLDDPRYEQIKTALLEGYHRVKPLTEADRKTLALFLMLRGTTYLGWIHTRQGTPTAIEMAPMLIERACRLAREYLHA